In Flavobacteriaceae bacterium, the following proteins share a genomic window:
- the bioB gene encoding biotin synthase BioB, with amino-acid sequence MSITRHNWTTEEILNIYNKPLMELLYEAATIHREYHDPNTVQVSTLLSIKTGGCPEDCGYCPQAARYHTNVEGNDLMTVPHVKAQALRAKASGSSRVCMGAAWRNVKDGEEFDQVLEMVRTINKLDMEVCCTLGMITENQAQRLAEAGLYAYNHNLDSSEEYYKEVISTRGYEDRLETIDNVRKTNVTVCSGGIIGMGEKIEDRAGMLVALSTLNPQPESVPINALVAVEGTPLEDQKPVSIWDMIRMVATTRIIMPETQVRLSAGRTEMSREGQAMCFFAGANSIFAGDKLLTTPNPDVNEDMEMFKLLGLNPQKPFIKKMQPETVEASESKLQALGEKPKWSRPEHKIERNEMAKENSKAVK; translated from the coding sequence ATGAGTATTACTAGACATAATTGGACCACAGAAGAGATATTAAATATTTATAACAAACCCTTAATGGAATTGTTATATGAAGCTGCAACCATACATCGTGAATATCACGATCCTAACACAGTCCAGGTTTCTACTTTACTATCTATTAAAACTGGTGGATGTCCTGAAGATTGTGGATATTGCCCACAAGCAGCACGTTATCATACTAATGTTGAAGGCAATGATTTAATGACTGTGCCTCATGTAAAAGCTCAAGCTTTACGTGCAAAAGCTTCTGGGAGTTCTCGTGTATGCATGGGTGCAGCTTGGCGCAATGTAAAAGATGGTGAAGAGTTTGATCAAGTTCTAGAAATGGTACGTACCATTAATAAATTAGATATGGAAGTATGTTGTACGCTAGGGATGATTACTGAAAATCAAGCACAACGTTTAGCTGAAGCTGGGTTATATGCATACAATCATAACTTAGATTCATCAGAAGAATATTACAAAGAAGTAATTTCTACTCGTGGCTATGAAGATCGTCTAGAGACTATTGACAATGTTAGAAAAACTAATGTTACTGTTTGTTCTGGTGGAATTATAGGTATGGGAGAAAAAATAGAAGATAGAGCAGGAATGTTGGTTGCCTTATCTACTTTAAACCCACAGCCAGAATCTGTTCCAATTAATGCTTTAGTTGCTGTTGAAGGTACTCCATTAGAAGATCAGAAACCTGTATCTATATGGGATATGATTAGAATGGTAGCCACTACACGTATTATAATGCCAGAGACACAAGTACGCTTAAGTGCTGGTCGTACAGAAATGAGTCGTGAAGGACAAGCAATGTGTTTCTTTGCAGGAGCTAATTCTATTTTTGCAGGCGATAAATTATTAACTACTCCTAATCCTGATGTTAATGAGGACATGGAAATGTTTAAATTGCTAGGATTAAATCCTCAAAAACCTTTTATTAAAAAAATGCAGCCAGAAACTGTTGAAGCATCAGAATCTAAATTGCAAGCGTTGGGAGAAAAACCAAAATGGTCAAGACCTGAGCATAAAATTGAGCGAAACGAAATGGCCAAAGAGAATTCTAAAGCCGTAAAATAA
- a CDS encoding beta-ketoacyl synthase encodes MQQPISITAISSISPIGFQTKSIWENYLSKKHFFTKVNGNYIAQLSDDAREQIETLRNSNLKYKQLDDSVLFGIFTARNAVKQANWKASDNFGINVGSSRGATGLFERYFKEFLNKNKTEILTSPTTTLGNISSWIAHDLQTKGPEISHSITCSTALHAMLNGIAWLQSGLSNKFLVGGSEAPLTPFTIAQMKALKIYSKEEHDSKQYKESYPCKPLDFNKTRNSMILGEAAAMACLEIGEKDNALAFITGIGYGTEILNHNASLSTNADCFQRSMKMALGKLNPDEIDCIITHTPGTIKGDLAEYNAIKKIFCNKVPALTTNKLKVGHSLGASGLLSIEMAVLMLNHQTFIDIPYLDQSHPKKISKIMINAVGFGGNAVSVLLSK; translated from the coding sequence TTGCAACAACCTATTTCTATAACTGCAATTTCATCAATTTCTCCAATCGGCTTTCAAACCAAATCGATATGGGAAAATTATTTGTCAAAAAAACATTTTTTTACAAAAGTCAACGGTAATTACATCGCTCAACTTTCCGATGATGCTAGAGAACAAATTGAAACACTTAGGAATTCTAATTTAAAATATAAACAATTAGATGACTCCGTTCTGTTTGGAATATTTACTGCACGAAATGCTGTAAAACAAGCCAATTGGAAAGCTTCTGATAATTTTGGAATAAATGTAGGATCTTCTCGTGGCGCAACAGGTTTATTTGAGCGTTATTTTAAAGAGTTCTTAAATAAAAACAAAACAGAAATTTTAACTTCTCCAACCACAACGTTAGGCAATATTTCATCATGGATTGCACATGATTTACAAACTAAAGGTCCAGAAATTTCACACTCTATTACCTGTTCAACAGCACTACATGCAATGCTTAATGGTATTGCTTGGTTACAATCTGGTTTAAGCAATAAATTTTTAGTTGGTGGTAGTGAAGCACCTTTAACTCCTTTCACCATTGCTCAGATGAAAGCATTAAAGATCTATTCAAAAGAAGAGCATGATTCTAAGCAATATAAAGAATCCTACCCATGTAAACCTTTAGATTTTAATAAAACCAGAAATAGTATGATTCTTGGTGAAGCTGCTGCAATGGCTTGCTTAGAAATTGGAGAAAAAGATAATGCTTTAGCCTTTATTACGGGTATTGGTTATGGTACCGAGATTTTAAATCACAATGCATCTTTATCAACAAATGCAGATTGTTTTCAGCGTTCCATGAAAATGGCTTTAGGGAAATTAAATCCAGATGAAATAGATTGTATTATTACACATACTCCAGGAACAATAAAAGGAGATTTAGCAGAATATAATGCAATAAAGAAAATTTTTTGTAACAAAGTTCCAGCATTGACTACTAATAAATTGAAAGTAGGTCATAGTCTTGGAGCTTCCGGATTATTAAGTATAGAAATGGCCGTACTTATGCTTAACCATCAAACTTTTATTGATATTCCTTATCTGGATCAATCGCATCCAAAAAAGATTTCAAAAATTATGATAAATGCTGTAGGCTTTGGTGGTAACGCAGTGTCCGTATTACTTTCAAAATAA
- a CDS encoding T9SS C-terminal target domain-containing protein: MTKIIVLFLLVLALKITPSHSQTTLTAGDIAITGYNTDGDDQVAFVLLTDITVGTEIRFTDRGWLDTNAFRIGNTGREGTLIWVADTDLSCGSQIILTSANDGTLTISPNIGSLTEVDDFEIRGQGDQILAYQGTDDSPTFIYALNFNNPGWSTTAGNQQESALPIGLTDGVNSVDISGDIDNGTYNCAVTTLPDAILASVSDAANWNTSDGDGNQSLTLGQCLFSCTSIIQTVLTAGDIVITGYNTDGNDQVAFVLLTDITAGTEIRFTDRGWLDTDAFRVGNTDREGTLIWTANTDLSCGTQIILTSANNGTLTISPNTGILTEEDDFEIRGQGDQILAYQGTDDSPTFIYALNFNNPGWSVTAGNQQESALPIGLADGVNSVDISGDIDNGAYDCAVTTSPELILTAVSDATNWDTSDGGGNQSLTLGLCTFDCSVICPTTTTWNGTTWDNGIPNTTVAAIINGAYTTGVNGNISACSLAVNSGFRLSISNSTFIEIESDVVINGEIIVESSGNFVQNIDSSTYTNNGAMSRVNKVTPVKQDWFFFTYWSSPVSGLTVDDVFATNPANRRFIFNANNYLDLNEDGFDDDANAYELVSGSDPLIPGVGYAITENQQFFIPGSTAQATFDGTFNNGLIEVPIAYDSANVAHYNFIGNPYPSAIDFEIFQATNSSLIGGIAYLWSQSTPPSANNPGNQTVNFSQNDYATYTIGSGGAAGASGIIPTQYIPSGQGFFIPSVGAGNAVFKNSMRVASIDSNNQFFGTEENSLTLNSNPTVNSNDLLIDNENKIWINLKSDNGIFNQILVAYVGGATDAYDGFSYDAPRVLPIGTSAILYTFIEDDEDDIKFVIQGKDINSINENEIIHLGFETNIEVPTLYTLSLDQFEGAFIENSTIFLKDNLLDVMHNLSEGDYEFTSEVGTFEERFQIQFVSETLSIDENLVIENELVIIELNNNDVQFKVSGNLEMESIKIIDLNGRVLYNFKAQGSDNTYNLSKLNNSVYIAQIRLTNGVLISKKALKRN, from the coding sequence ATGACAAAAATTATTGTATTATTTTTACTAGTACTTGCCCTAAAAATCACCCCAAGTCATAGTCAAACTACCCTAACCGCAGGAGATATAGCCATAACTGGTTATAATACAGATGGAGACGATCAAGTTGCATTCGTTTTATTAACAGATATTACAGTTGGTACCGAAATACGATTTACAGATAGAGGTTGGTTAGATACTAATGCTTTTAGAATTGGAAATACTGGTAGAGAAGGAACTCTAATATGGGTTGCAGATACAGATCTTTCTTGTGGTTCTCAAATAATACTCACATCTGCAAACGATGGCACTCTTACAATCTCACCAAATATAGGATCACTTACAGAAGTAGATGACTTTGAAATAAGAGGTCAAGGTGATCAAATTTTGGCCTATCAAGGTACAGATGACTCTCCAACATTTATTTATGCTCTAAATTTTAATAACCCGGGATGGAGTACAACTGCAGGAAATCAACAAGAATCAGCTTTACCTATTGGGTTAACAGATGGCGTAAATTCAGTTGATATTAGTGGGGATATAGATAACGGTACATATAATTGTGCTGTGACTACCTTACCAGATGCCATTTTAGCTTCAGTTTCTGATGCTGCAAACTGGAATACTTCTGACGGGGATGGAAATCAATCTTTAACATTAGGGCAATGTTTATTTAGTTGTACTTCTATCATACAAACTGTATTAACAGCAGGAGATATAGTTATAACTGGCTACAATACAGACGGTAATGATCAAGTTGCTTTTGTTTTACTTACAGATATTACTGCTGGTACCGAAATACGTTTTACAGATAGAGGTTGGTTAGACACTGATGCCTTTAGAGTTGGAAATACCGATAGAGAAGGAACTTTAATATGGACTGCTAACACAGATTTATCTTGCGGCACTCAAATAATACTTACATCTGCAAATAATGGTACACTTACCATTTCTCCTAATACTGGGATACTTACTGAGGAAGATGATTTTGAAATAAGAGGTCAAGGTGATCAAATTTTAGCTTATCAAGGAACTGATGATTCGCCAACATTTATTTATGCTCTTAATTTTAATAATCCTGGATGGAGTGTAACCGCAGGAAACCAACAAGAATCGGCATTACCTATTGGATTAGCAGATGGTGTAAATTCTGTTGATATTAGCGGAGATATAGATAATGGTGCTTATGATTGTGCTGTTACAACATCACCAGAACTTATTCTAACTGCTGTTTCTGATGCTACTAATTGGGATACCTCAGATGGTGGAGGAAACCAATCTTTAACATTAGGATTATGCACATTCGATTGTTCTGTTATTTGCCCAACTACAACTACATGGAATGGCACAACTTGGGATAATGGAATTCCCAATACTACTGTAGCTGCAATTATTAATGGTGCATATACCACTGGTGTTAATGGTAATATTTCTGCCTGTAGCTTAGCTGTAAATAGTGGTTTTAGATTAAGCATTAGTAATTCAACTTTTATAGAAATTGAAAGTGATGTAGTAATAAATGGAGAAATTATTGTTGAATCTAGTGGTAATTTCGTGCAGAATATTGACAGCTCAACATATACTAATAATGGAGCAATGTCTCGTGTTAATAAAGTAACTCCTGTAAAACAAGATTGGTTCTTTTTTACTTATTGGAGCTCTCCAGTTTCTGGATTAACGGTTGATGATGTTTTTGCAACTAATCCAGCAAATAGAAGGTTTATATTTAACGCTAATAATTATCTAGATCTTAACGAAGATGGGTTTGATGATGATGCTAACGCATATGAATTAGTTAGTGGTTCTGACCCCTTAATCCCAGGTGTTGGATATGCAATTACAGAAAATCAGCAGTTTTTTATTCCTGGGAGTACAGCTCAAGCTACTTTTGATGGTACATTTAATAATGGTTTAATAGAAGTACCTATTGCTTATGATTCTGCAAATGTAGCACACTATAATTTTATAGGTAATCCATATCCTTCTGCAATAGATTTTGAAATTTTTCAAGCAACCAATTCAAGTTTAATAGGAGGTATAGCTTATTTATGGTCTCAATCTACACCTCCATCTGCTAATAACCCTGGAAATCAAACTGTAAACTTTAGTCAAAATGATTATGCTACTTATACTATAGGTAGTGGTGGTGCAGCTGGCGCAAGTGGTATAATTCCTACTCAATATATTCCATCTGGACAAGGATTTTTTATTCCTAGTGTTGGTGCTGGAAACGCAGTTTTTAAGAACTCTATGCGAGTTGCTTCTATTGACAGTAACAACCAATTTTTTGGAACTGAAGAAAACAGTTTGACTTTAAATAGTAATCCAACTGTTAATTCGAATGATTTATTAATTGATAATGAAAATAAAATATGGATTAACTTAAAATCTGATAATGGTATCTTTAATCAAATCTTAGTTGCTTATGTAGGCGGAGCTACAGACGCGTATGATGGTTTTTCTTATGATGCTCCTAGAGTTCTTCCAATAGGTACTTCTGCAATATTATATACTTTTATAGAAGATGATGAAGATGATATTAAATTTGTAATACAGGGTAAAGATATAAACAGTATTAATGAAAATGAGATAATTCATTTAGGTTTCGAAACTAATATTGAAGTTCCAACATTATATACTTTATCTCTAGATCAATTTGAAGGTGCTTTTATAGAAAATAGTACCATATTTTTAAAAGATAATTTATTAGATGTAATGCATAATTTATCTGAAGGTGATTATGAGTTCACTTCTGAGGTTGGCACATTTGAAGAGCGTTTTCAAATTCAATTTGTATCAGAAACGTTATCTATAGATGAAAATCTAGTTATTGAAAATGAGTTAGTCATTATTGAACTCAATAATAATGATGTACAATTTAAAGTTTCAGGTAATTTAGAAATGGAATCTATTAAAATTATTGATTTAAATGGGCGCGTTTTATACAATTTCAAGGCTCAAGGTTCTGATAATACATATAACTTATCTAAACTTAATAATTCTGTTTACATCGCACAAATAAGGTTAACTAACGGAGTTCTTATTTCTAAAAAAGCATTAAAAAGAAATTAA
- a CDS encoding cupin-like domain-containing protein, translating to MELNLQKVPRVKTITKEEFIKNYFKPQKPVVITNLIEDWPAYNKWNLDYIKQVAGDKTVPLYDDRPVDANAKFNAAHAEMKMSDYIDLLKREPTKFRIFLWNILKEVPQLQNDFSYPNLGFRLLKKLPMLFFGGQDSYTFMHYDIDLANIFHFHFEGKKECILFDQKQNKFLYKIPNSLITREDIDFSNPDFKKWPALKYAKGHIAELNHGEVLYMPEGYWHYIKYITPGFSMSLRAIPRNPKNFLKAVHNIVFMRTFDNIMRRLKGQKWLDWKNEKAIAKTHKKANITL from the coding sequence TTGGAATTAAATCTTCAGAAAGTACCTCGAGTAAAAACTATTACTAAAGAGGAGTTTATTAAAAATTATTTTAAACCACAGAAACCTGTGGTTATTACTAATCTTATAGAGGATTGGCCTGCTTATAATAAATGGAATTTAGATTATATAAAGCAAGTTGCTGGTGATAAAACTGTACCACTTTATGATGATAGACCAGTTGATGCCAATGCAAAATTTAATGCTGCTCATGCCGAAATGAAAATGAGTGATTATATAGATTTATTAAAACGTGAGCCCACAAAATTTAGAATTTTCCTTTGGAACATATTAAAAGAAGTTCCTCAACTTCAAAATGATTTTTCATATCCAAATTTAGGTTTTCGATTACTAAAAAAGTTACCTATGCTTTTCTTTGGTGGACAAGACTCATATACATTTATGCATTACGATATTGATTTAGCTAATATCTTTCACTTTCATTTTGAAGGAAAAAAAGAATGTATATTGTTTGATCAAAAACAGAATAAATTTTTATATAAAATTCCAAATTCATTAATTACTAGAGAAGATATTGATTTTTCTAATCCAGATTTCAAAAAATGGCCTGCATTAAAATACGCCAAAGGACATATAGCTGAATTAAATCATGGAGAAGTGTTATATATGCCTGAAGGATATTGGCATTATATAAAATATATTACTCCTGGATTTTCTATGAGTTTACGTGCTATTCCTAGAAATCCTAAAAACTTCCTTAAGGCTGTTCATAATATTGTTTTTATGCGAACTTTTGACAATATCATGCGTCGCTTAAAAGGTCAAAAATGGTTGGATTGGAAAAATGAAAAAGCAATTGCTAAAACACATAAAAAAGCCAACATCACTTTATAA
- a CDS encoding flotillin family protein — MKLLSIQESFNLEGIGSTMTLVFGVLFIVLIFIVLIKRYKRCPSDRILVVYGKVGGGQSAKCIHGGAAFILPVIQDYEFLDLTPISIEVNLINALSKQNIRVNVPSRFTIGISTEPGIMQNAAERLLGLGQNEIQELAQEIIFGQLRLVVASMDIEEINSDRDKFLTNISQSVESELKKVGLKLINVNITDIVDESGYIEALGKEAAAHAINAARKSVAEKTRDGSIGEANAVQDERTQVAAANAQAVEGENSAKISVANSDSLRRQREAEAERVAIASEKVQSAKALEESYAAEQQAESARAERERSSQMADVIVPAEIDKRKVEIDAEAEAERIRRKAKGEADAILFKAQAEAQGLYEVLTKQAAGLDQIVKAAGNDSKDAVLLLIADKLPELVKTQAEAIKNIKIDKVTVWENGGGKDGKSSTANFLSGMYQSVPPLQEMFNMAGMQLPEYLKGKDKKEEDIEAKENVNNPEDKD; from the coding sequence ATGAAATTACTGAGCATACAGGAGAGCTTTAATCTAGAAGGCATCGGAAGTACAATGACGCTAGTCTTCGGCGTATTATTTATTGTACTTATTTTTATTGTATTAATAAAGCGTTATAAACGTTGTCCTTCGGATCGAATACTAGTAGTGTATGGTAAAGTTGGAGGTGGGCAATCTGCCAAATGTATTCATGGTGGTGCTGCATTTATCTTGCCTGTAATTCAAGATTATGAGTTCTTGGATTTAACACCAATTTCTATTGAGGTTAATCTAATTAATGCTTTATCTAAACAGAATATTCGTGTTAATGTACCATCTCGATTTACCATAGGTATTTCTACTGAGCCAGGCATTATGCAAAATGCAGCAGAGCGTTTATTAGGTCTAGGGCAAAATGAAATTCAAGAATTAGCACAAGAGATTATTTTTGGTCAATTACGTTTAGTAGTGGCTTCAATGGACATAGAAGAGATAAATTCCGATAGAGATAAATTTTTAACTAATATTTCTCAAAGTGTCGAATCTGAACTTAAAAAAGTAGGATTAAAATTAATTAACGTAAATATTACAGATATCGTTGACGAATCTGGTTATATTGAAGCTTTAGGGAAAGAAGCTGCTGCACATGCCATTAATGCAGCTCGTAAATCTGTAGCAGAAAAGACAAGAGATGGTTCTATTGGAGAAGCAAATGCAGTACAGGATGAACGTACACAGGTTGCTGCTGCAAACGCACAAGCAGTTGAGGGTGAAAATTCAGCTAAGATTTCGGTTGCAAATTCTGATTCATTACGTAGACAACGTGAAGCAGAAGCAGAGCGTGTGGCTATTGCTTCGGAAAAAGTACAATCTGCAAAAGCATTAGAAGAATCTTATGCTGCTGAACAACAAGCAGAATCTGCAAGAGCAGAAAGAGAACGTTCATCTCAAATGGCTGATGTTATTGTTCCTGCAGAAATAGATAAAAGAAAAGTAGAAATTGATGCCGAAGCTGAAGCTGAACGTATTAGAAGAAAAGCAAAAGGGGAAGCAGATGCCATATTATTTAAAGCTCAAGCCGAAGCACAAGGGCTTTATGAAGTGTTAACCAAACAAGCAGCTGGTTTAGACCAAATTGTAAAAGCAGCTGGAAATGATTCAAAAGATGCAGTATTATTATTAATTGCCGATAAATTGCCTGAATTAGTAAAAACTCAAGCTGAAGCAATTAAAAATATTAAAATTGATAAAGTTACTGTTTGGGAAAATGGTGGCGGAAAAGATGGAAAATCATCTACAGCAAATTTCTTATCAGGAATGTATCAATCTGTTCCTCCATTACAGGAAATGTTTAATATGGCTGGAATGCAACTGCCTGAATATCTAAAAGGGAAAGATAAAAAAGAAGAAGATATTGAGGCCAAAGAAAATGTTAATAATCCTGAAGACAAAGATTAA
- a CDS encoding RecX family transcriptional regulator has product MNIKKTFTLDEAKKKLESYCAYQERSHQEVIHKLRDMQMIPEAIDVIIGHLLEHNFLNEERFARTFVRGKFNIKKWGKQRLTLELKKRDISKINIALAFKEIDDSSYIEMFNELAEKKAKSIKGSNIYKKRKKLADYLLYRGWESHLVYEKVNQLIK; this is encoded by the coding sequence ATGAATATTAAGAAGACATTTACTTTAGATGAAGCCAAAAAGAAGCTGGAAAGTTATTGTGCATATCAAGAACGTTCTCATCAAGAAGTAATACATAAACTGAGAGATATGCAAATGATCCCTGAAGCTATTGATGTAATTATTGGACATCTTTTAGAACATAATTTTCTTAATGAAGAACGTTTTGCAAGAACATTTGTGCGTGGAAAATTTAATATTAAAAAATGGGGAAAACAGAGATTAACCTTAGAACTAAAAAAAAGAGATATAAGTAAAATTAATATTGCTCTTGCTTTTAAAGAAATTGATGATAGTAGTTATATTGAAATGTTTAATGAATTAGCTGAAAAAAAAGCAAAAAGTATTAAAGGATCTAATATATATAAAAAACGAAAAAAGCTAGCGGATTATTTATTGTATCGTGGTTGGGAGTCACATTTGGTTTATGAGAAAGTAAACCAACTTATAAAGTGA